In the genome of Caldisericia bacterium, one region contains:
- a CDS encoding phosphoketolase family protein produces the protein MIDKLNDYFKACCYIACGMIYLQDNPLLREPLKKEHIKNRLLGHWGASPGLSFVYVHSNRVINKYDINAIFIAGPGHGAPGVIAPVYLEGTLSEIYSEFSQDEIGLKNLFKAFSFPGGFGSHCTPELPGSIQEGGELGYSLSHAYGAVFDNKDLIAITVIGDGEAETGPLSTSWHSNKFLNPITDGMVLPVLLLNGYKINNPTVLSRIENEELLSLFKGYGYEPILVEGDDGLEVHEKMVKAFDYSIEKIFSIWDLTRKSGTPKRYLYPMIILRTPKGWTAPKKYKDHFIEGYWRAHQVPFSDVKENPESLKALEEWLLSYEPNKLFDENGSLRKDLKELSPKGSKRMSSNPVTNCGLIRKSLILPDVENFKVEINQRIKDSFENTKPLGNFLKEVIKLNRNNFRVFGPDETKSNRLDATFEYGKAWMAKILPEDSDEGYLSPYGRVMEYLSEHTIEGWLEGYLLTGRHGFLNTYEGFSQIISSMVNQFGKWIDISTDVSWRAPISSLNLLLTSVVWRQDHNGFTHQDPGFINSIVDKWPNVVRVYFPPDANTLLWVVWHALQTTDRINIIVIDKQKHPQYLTIDEAKKHATKGIGIWDFISTYPNEEPDVVIASCGDIPTKEAIFAVNILKENFKDLKIRFINVLNLFTLTQNTEHPDGLTDKEFDLYFTKDKPIIFNFHGYPWLIHRLTYRRTNHKNLHVRGYRENRKIGIDSSYLVSFLKGRGGITTPLQLAILNQIDRFSIAIDVIERVEKLSEKGANLKDKLKDMQIEALDYAYKNGIDKE, from the coding sequence ATGATTGACAAATTAAATGATTATTTTAAGGCATGTTGTTATATTGCATGTGGGATGATTTATCTTCAAGATAATCCTCTTCTTAGAGAACCGTTAAAAAAAGAACATATTAAAAATAGACTACTTGGACATTGGGGAGCAAGTCCTGGTTTAAGTTTTGTTTATGTTCATTCAAATAGAGTTATTAACAAATATGATATTAATGCTATTTTTATTGCTGGTCCAGGTCATGGTGCCCCAGGTGTAATTGCACCAGTTTATCTTGAAGGAACTCTGAGTGAAATTTACTCAGAATTTAGTCAGGATGAAATTGGATTAAAAAATTTATTTAAAGCGTTTTCTTTTCCTGGAGGTTTTGGAAGTCACTGTACTCCAGAACTTCCTGGTTCAATTCAAGAAGGTGGAGAACTTGGATATTCTTTATCTCATGCCTATGGAGCAGTTTTTGACAATAAAGATTTAATTGCAATAACTGTAATAGGCGATGGAGAAGCAGAAACAGGACCACTCTCTACATCTTGGCACTCAAACAAATTTTTAAACCCAATTACAGATGGAATGGTTCTTCCAGTTTTACTATTGAATGGTTATAAAATAAACAATCCAACAGTTTTATCAAGAATTGAAAATGAAGAACTTTTATCACTTTTCAAAGGTTATGGATATGAACCTATTTTGGTAGAAGGGGATGATGGTCTTGAAGTTCATGAAAAAATGGTTAAAGCATTTGATTATTCAATTGAAAAAATATTTTCAATTTGGGATTTAACAAGAAAGAGTGGTACACCAAAAAGATATCTTTATCCAATGATAATCTTAAGAACACCAAAAGGTTGGACTGCTCCAAAAAAATACAAAGATCATTTCATTGAAGGTTATTGGAGAGCACATCAAGTTCCATTTTCAGATGTAAAAGAAAACCCTGAAAGCCTAAAAGCTCTTGAAGAATGGCTTTTAAGTTATGAACCAAATAAACTTTTTGATGAAAATGGCTCATTAAGAAAAGATTTAAAAGAGCTTTCTCCAAAAGGAAGTAAAAGAATGAGTTCAAATCCTGTAACAAATTGTGGATTAATAAGAAAAAGTTTAATTCTTCCAGATGTAGAAAATTTTAAAGTTGAAATAAACCAAAGAATTAAAGATAGTTTTGAAAATACAAAACCCCTTGGTAATTTTTTGAAAGAAGTAATTAAATTAAATAGAAATAATTTTAGAGTTTTTGGACCAGATGAAACAAAATCAAATAGATTAGATGCAACATTTGAATATGGAAAAGCTTGGATGGCGAAAATATTGCCAGAAGATTCAGATGAAGGATATCTTTCTCCATATGGAAGAGTTATGGAATATCTTTCTGAACATACAATTGAAGGTTGGCTTGAAGGGTATCTACTAACAGGAAGACATGGTTTTTTAAATACTTATGAAGGTTTTTCTCAAATTATTTCTTCAATGGTAAATCAGTTTGGAAAGTGGATTGATATTTCAACTGATGTTTCATGGAGAGCTCCAATTTCTTCATTAAATCTTCTTTTAACATCTGTTGTATGGAGACAAGATCACAATGGTTTTACCCATCAAGATCCAGGATTTATAAATTCAATTGTGGATAAATGGCCTAATGTAGTAAGAGTATATTTTCCTCCTGATGCAAATACTCTTCTTTGGGTAGTTTGGCACGCTCTTCAAACAACTGATAGAATTAATATAATTGTTATTGATAAACAAAAACATCCTCAATATCTTACAATTGATGAGGCAAAAAAGCATGCAACAAAAGGAATTGGAATATGGGATTTTATCTCAACATATCCAAATGAAGAGCCAGATGTTGTAATTGCAAGTTGTGGTGATATTCCAACAAAAGAAGCAATTTTTGCAGTAAATATTTTAAAAGAAAATTTCAAAGATTTAAAAATAAGATTTATAAATGTTTTAAATCTTTTTACATTAACTCAGAATACAGAGCATCCAGACGGATTAACTGACAAAGAATTTGACTTATATTTTACAAAAGATAAACCAATTATTTTTAACTTTCATGGTTATCCTTGGCTGATTCATAGATTAACTTATAGAAGAACAAATCATAAAAATCTTCATGTTAGAGGATATAGAGAAAATAGAAAAATTGGTATTGACTCATCATATCTTGTATCGTTTTTAAAAGGAAGAGGTGGAATTACAACTCCACTTCAACTTGCAATTTTAAATCAAATAGATAGGTTTAGTATAGCAATTGATGTAATTGAAAGAGTTGAAAAATTAAGTGAAAAAGGTGCAAATTTAAAAGATAAACTAAAAGATATGCAGATTGAAGCTCTTGATTATGCTTATAAAAATGGAATAGATAAAGAGTAA
- a CDS encoding hydrogenase maturation protease, with protein MSKETKKVILVGFGNEYRRDDGLGIKLLDLIEDEKVKKIKVQELSYSLIDDIKDYDIVIFIDASIEGKDVNLKKIEKTQKFSPLTHHLPPEELLIWAEFINKKHYDFYLLSIRGYDFDFGEEISEEGKKNLEKSLGF; from the coding sequence TTGTCAAAAGAGACTAAAAAGGTAATTTTAGTTGGTTTTGGTAATGAATATAGAAGAGATGATGGATTAGGCATAAAGCTCCTGGACCTTATAGAAGATGAGAAAGTTAAGAAGATTAAGGTTCAGGAGCTTTCTTATTCTTTGATTGATGATATAAAAGATTATGATATTGTAATTTTTATTGATGCAAGTATTGAGGGGAAGGATGTAAATTTAAAAAAAATTGAAAAAACTCAAAAATTTTCACCTTTAACACATCACTTACCACCAGAAGAACTATTAATATGGGCAGAATTTATTAATAAAAAACATTATGATTTTTATTTGCTTTCAATAAGGGGTTATGATTTCGATTTTGGAGAAGAGATATCAGAAGAGGGAAAGAAAAATTTAGAAAAAAGTTTAGGTTTTTAA